The Prevotella sp. E9-3 genome has a window encoding:
- a CDS encoding low specificity L-threonine aldolase, whose translation MTSFESDYNNGAHSLVLRSLIETNNTKSSSYGSDVWSEQAREKIRQACQTPDADIFFLVGGTQTNTTVIDGVLTGYEGVIAVESGHINVHESGAVEAFGHKVITLPAHDGKMTAEDLRAFHDRFYADSSYEHMVIPGIVYITMPTELGTIYKASEIESIYNLCQEYEIPLFIDGARLGYGLMAEGCDFDLPWLAHHCDVFYIGGTKQGALCGEAVVFPRHNAPRHFFNIIKQHGALLAKSRLAGVQFDALFTNNLYFELSKHAIQKAMQLRQLFITAGIPIKESPTNQQFVVLSNDQKQQLMSHVLFETWEPVDANHTLCRFVTSWATTDEDMKTLEDALHSLQ comes from the coding sequence ATGACTTCATTTGAAAGCGATTACAACAACGGGGCACACAGTTTAGTGCTCCGTAGTCTTATTGAAACCAACAACACAAAAAGTTCTTCTTACGGTTCTGACGTATGGAGTGAGCAGGCCCGTGAAAAAATTCGTCAAGCCTGTCAAACACCCGATGCTGACATTTTTTTCCTTGTTGGCGGCACTCAAACCAATACTACCGTCATCGATGGTGTTCTTACCGGCTATGAGGGTGTCATTGCCGTAGAGTCAGGACATATCAACGTTCACGAATCTGGAGCAGTAGAGGCCTTTGGCCATAAAGTCATCACCCTACCTGCTCACGATGGCAAAATGACTGCCGAAGACCTTCGTGCCTTTCATGATCGGTTCTATGCCGATTCATCCTACGAGCATATGGTTATTCCCGGTATTGTTTATATCACAATGCCTACCGAGCTGGGCACCATCTACAAAGCATCTGAAATTGAGTCCATATACAACCTCTGTCAAGAGTACGAAATTCCCCTATTTATCGACGGTGCCCGTCTGGGATATGGATTGATGGCAGAAGGCTGCGACTTCGACCTACCTTGGTTGGCTCACCACTGTGACGTGTTCTATATTGGTGGTACAAAACAGGGCGCACTTTGTGGTGAGGCTGTCGTTTTCCCGCGTCACAATGCACCACGCCATTTCTTCAACATTATCAAACAGCATGGTGCCCTTCTGGCCAAAAGCCGACTGGCTGGAGTTCAGTTCGATGCACTCTTTACAAACAATTTGTATTTCGAATTGTCCAAACATGCCATTCAGAAAGCCATGCAGCTGCGCCAACTATTCATTACAGCGGGGATCCCGATAAAGGAATCCCCCACTAACCAGCAGTTTGTTGTACTTTCAAACGACCAAAAGCAGCAACTAATGTCTCACGTACTTTTCGAAACATGGGAACCCGTCGATGCCAATCATACACTCTGCCGTTTCGTCACAAGTTGGGCAACCACCGACGAAGACATGAAAACGCTTGAGGATGCCCTCCATTCACTACAATAG
- a CDS encoding tRNA 2-thiocytidine biosynthesis TtcA family protein gives MAGITQEKEERRLWKKLNERFVKAFATYHLLADNDYILVALSGGKDSLCLLELLAKRSKIHHPHFKVEAIHVRMENIHYETSTDYLQHFCNELDIPLHICTTRFEVGGNSIHSGRDSRRQKSPCFLCSWYRRKEIFNLAQKLGCNKIALGHHQDDIIKTTFMNLTFQGRFGTMPALLRMKKMPLSIIRPLCMIPEAEIAHYAELRGYEKQIKLCPYEHDSQRSGINALIQQAEAMNPEVRYSIWNALNTEGKLVEED, from the coding sequence ATGGCTGGCATCACCCAAGAGAAAGAAGAAAGGAGATTGTGGAAGAAACTGAACGAACGCTTCGTGAAGGCTTTCGCTACGTATCACCTCCTTGCCGATAACGACTACATATTAGTAGCTCTTTCTGGTGGCAAGGATTCTTTGTGCTTATTGGAACTATTGGCCAAACGTTCAAAAATCCATCATCCACACTTCAAAGTAGAAGCTATTCATGTTAGAATGGAGAATATTCATTATGAAACTTCAACCGACTATTTACAGCATTTTTGCAATGAGTTAGACATACCGCTCCACATTTGCACCACACGTTTCGAAGTAGGAGGTAACAGTATTCATTCGGGGCGTGATTCTCGCCGACAGAAATCGCCATGCTTTCTGTGTTCATGGTATCGTCGAAAAGAAATATTCAACCTGGCCCAAAAACTGGGTTGCAACAAGATTGCCCTTGGCCATCATCAAGACGATATCATCAAAACAACATTTATGAACCTGACTTTCCAGGGACGTTTTGGTACAATGCCTGCTTTGCTTAGAATGAAAAAAATGCCATTAAGTATCATTCGACCGTTATGCATGATACCAGAAGCCGAGATAGCACATTATGCCGAACTACGTGGATATGAAAAACAAATAAAGTTATGCCCTTACGAACACGATAGTCAGCGCTCCGGTATAAATGCTCTTATACAACAAGCCGAAGCAATGAACCCCGAGGTTCGCTATTCTATTTGGAATGCATTGAATACAGAGGGAAAATTAGTAGAAGAAGATTAA
- a CDS encoding nucleoside phosphorylase, translating into MNHKQFPESELIINADGSCFHLHLKPEQLADKVILVGDPARVNTVAAHFDTKECEVSSREFHTITGTYKGKRITVQSHGIGCDNIDIVVNELDTLANIDYTTRKEKVNHRTLTMVRIGTCGGLQPFTPTGCFVASVKSIGFDGLLNYYAGRNHVCDLKMEEAFKQHMHWDPIKGAPYVAVADANLISQIAQDDMVRGYTVACGGFYGPQGRQLRADIADPRQNEKIESFEYEGMRVCNFEMESSALAGLASLLGHRAMTCCMVIANRYAQKMNTEYKNSIDTLIQKVLDRI; encoded by the coding sequence ATGAATCACAAACAGTTTCCCGAGTCCGAACTCATCATCAATGCAGATGGTTCTTGTTTCCATCTGCATCTCAAGCCAGAACAGTTGGCCGATAAAGTAATACTCGTGGGTGACCCTGCCCGTGTAAATACTGTTGCAGCCCACTTCGACACCAAGGAATGCGAGGTAAGCAGCCGCGAATTCCACACCATCACCGGCACATATAAGGGTAAGCGCATCACCGTGCAGAGCCACGGCATCGGATGCGATAACATCGACATCGTAGTAAACGAGCTCGATACACTTGCCAATATCGATTACACTACACGAAAGGAGAAAGTCAACCATCGCACACTTACAATGGTACGCATTGGCACTTGTGGAGGTTTGCAACCATTCACACCGACTGGATGTTTTGTAGCATCTGTAAAAAGTATCGGTTTCGATGGTCTTCTCAACTATTATGCTGGCCGCAATCATGTTTGCGATTTAAAAATGGAAGAAGCTTTCAAGCAGCACATGCATTGGGATCCCATAAAAGGAGCCCCATATGTAGCAGTGGCCGATGCCAATCTTATCAGTCAAATCGCTCAAGACGATATGGTGCGTGGCTACACCGTGGCTTGCGGTGGTTTCTACGGTCCACAGGGGCGTCAGCTTCGTGCCGATATTGCCGACCCACGACAGAACGAGAAAATAGAAAGTTTTGAGTATGAAGGCATGCGTGTTTGCAACTTTGAAATGGAGTCAAGCGCCCTTGCCGGCCTTGCCTCTCTACTTGGTCATCGAGCCATGACATGCTGTATGGTTATTGCCAACCGATATGCCCAAAAGATGAATACAGAATACAAAAATTCTATAGACACACTAATCCAAAAAGTATTAGATAGAATTTAA
- a CDS encoding bifunctional dihydroorotate dehydrogenase B NAD binding subunit/NADPH-dependent glutamate synthase, giving the protein MNKIVRKEQFSEKVFLFEIEAPLIANSRKAGNFVIVRVGKKGERMPLTIAGADINKGTITLVVQMVGLSSKKLCALNVGDYVTDVVGPLGNPTKIENYGTVVCAGGGLGVAPMLPIIQALKDAGNRVLSVMAGRSKDLIILEDKVRESSDEVIIMTDDGSYGEKGVVTVGIEKFIEQEHVDKIFAIGPPIMMKFSNLTAQKHGIPCEVSLNTIMVDGTGMCGACRLTIGGKTKFVCIDGPEFDGALVDWDEMFKRMGTFKREEQEELAHYEEHLDSIDNGELTVDNSGSTISMDADPTNDSIEVLTDRDAEWRKELRASMKPKERTQIERVIMPELDPVYRATTRTEEVNIGLTKEMAMTEAKRCLDCAKPSCVEGCPVNINIPSFVKNIERGQFLAAAKVLKNTSALPAVCGRVCPQEKQCESKCIHLKMNEPAVAIGYLERFAADFERESGNISLPEIAPANGIKIAVVGSGPAGLSFAGDMVKKGYDVYVFEALHEIGGVLKYGIPEFRLPNKIVDVEIENLAKMGVHFQTDVIVGKTISVETLEQQGFKGIFVGSGAGLPNFMNIPGENSINIMSSNEYLTRVNLMDAANPKTDTPLNPAKSVLVVGGGNTAMDSCRTAKRLGADVTLVYRRSEVEMPARLEEVKHAKEEGIKFLTLHNPIEYIADENGAVKQAVLQVMELGEPDASGRRSPVPVEGKTVTLDVDQVIVAVGVSPNPLVPKSIEGLELGRKNTIAVSEEMQSSRKEIFAGGDIVRGGATVILAMGDGRRAAQNMDNFLQSK; this is encoded by the coding sequence ATGAACAAAATCGTCAGAAAAGAGCAATTCTCTGAGAAGGTTTTTCTTTTCGAAATAGAAGCTCCATTAATTGCTAACAGTCGTAAAGCAGGCAACTTCGTAATCGTTCGCGTAGGCAAGAAAGGTGAGCGCATGCCACTGACCATTGCAGGCGCAGACATTAACAAGGGTACCATCACACTGGTTGTGCAGATGGTTGGACTCTCATCTAAAAAACTCTGTGCCTTGAATGTAGGCGATTATGTGACGGATGTGGTTGGTCCTCTTGGCAATCCAACAAAAATAGAGAACTATGGAACTGTGGTTTGTGCTGGTGGCGGTCTTGGCGTAGCTCCTATGCTACCTATCATCCAAGCACTCAAGGATGCCGGCAACCGTGTACTCTCCGTAATGGCAGGTCGCTCTAAGGACCTGATTATTCTTGAAGACAAGGTACGTGAAAGTTCTGACGAGGTTATTATTATGACCGATGACGGCAGTTACGGTGAGAAAGGTGTAGTAACTGTTGGTATCGAGAAATTTATCGAACAGGAGCATGTCGATAAAATCTTCGCCATTGGTCCTCCTATCATGATGAAGTTCTCTAACCTTACCGCCCAGAAGCATGGCATACCATGCGAGGTATCACTCAACACCATTATGGTTGACGGTACAGGTATGTGTGGTGCATGCCGACTCACCATTGGTGGCAAAACAAAGTTTGTCTGCATCGACGGTCCTGAATTCGATGGTGCATTGGTTGATTGGGATGAGATGTTTAAGCGTATGGGCACCTTCAAACGCGAAGAGCAGGAAGAACTGGCCCACTACGAGGAACATTTAGACTCAATTGACAATGGAGAATTGACAGTTGACAATTCTGGTTCAACCATCTCAATGGATGCCGATCCTACTAACGATAGCATTGAAGTGCTTACCGATCGTGATGCTGAGTGGCGTAAGGAGTTACGTGCTTCGATGAAGCCTAAGGAGCGTACTCAAATTGAGCGCGTTATTATGCCCGAACTTGATCCTGTTTATCGTGCCACAACTCGTACTGAGGAGGTAAACATCGGCCTCACGAAAGAAATGGCAATGACTGAGGCAAAACGCTGTCTTGACTGCGCTAAACCAAGCTGCGTTGAGGGTTGTCCTGTCAACATCAATATTCCATCGTTCGTAAAGAACATTGAGCGTGGCCAGTTCCTGGCAGCTGCTAAGGTGCTGAAGAACACCTCTGCCCTTCCCGCTGTCTGCGGTCGTGTTTGTCCTCAGGAGAAGCAATGTGAGAGCAAGTGTATCCACCTGAAGATGAATGAGCCAGCTGTAGCTATCGGCTATCTGGAGCGTTTTGCTGCCGATTTTGAGCGCGAGAGTGGTAACATCTCTCTGCCTGAGATTGCTCCTGCCAATGGTATCAAAATTGCCGTTGTAGGTTCAGGTCCTGCAGGTCTTTCGTTCGCGGGCGACATGGTCAAAAAAGGGTATGATGTTTACGTATTCGAAGCACTCCATGAGATTGGCGGTGTGCTGAAATACGGTATTCCTGAGTTCCGCTTGCCTAACAAGATTGTGGATGTGGAAATCGAGAACCTTGCTAAGATGGGGGTACACTTCCAGACAGACGTTATTGTGGGTAAGACTATCAGTGTTGAGACTCTTGAGCAACAGGGCTTCAAGGGAATCTTCGTAGGCTCTGGTGCCGGCCTGCCAAACTTCATGAACATCCCTGGCGAAAACAGCATCAACATCATGTCATCGAACGAGTATCTGACACGTGTGAACCTGATGGATGCAGCTAACCCCAAGACCGATACACCGCTGAACCCCGCCAAGAGTGTACTCGTGGTAGGTGGTGGAAACACAGCTATGGACTCTTGCCGTACGGCTAAACGTTTGGGTGCTGATGTTACACTGGTTTATCGCCGTTCAGAGGTTGAGATGCCAGCCCGTCTCGAGGAGGTTAAGCATGCTAAGGAAGAGGGCATCAAGTTCCTCACCCTGCATAATCCTATCGAGTATATTGCCGATGAGAATGGTGCCGTCAAGCAGGCAGTTCTGCAGGTAATGGAGTTGGGCGAACCTGACGCATCAGGTCGTCGCAGTCCGGTTCCCGTTGAAGGTAAGACTGTTACGCTTGATGTCGATCAGGTAATCGTTGCTGTTGGCGTATCACCCAACCCACTGGTTCCCAAGTCTATCGAGGGCTTGGAGTTGGGACGAAAGAACACCATTGCTGTCTCCGAAGAGATGCAATCAAGCCGCAAGGAAATCTTTGCAGGTGGCGACATTGTTCGTGGTGGCGCTACGGTAATCCTTGCTATGGGCGACGGCCGCCGTGCTGCTCAGAACATGGATAATTTCCTTCAGTCAAAATAG
- a CDS encoding DMT family protein: MNGLYTIILLILSNVFMTLAWYGHLKLQESGTSSNWPLFGVIVFSWGIAFFEYCCQVPANRFGFIENGGPFNLIQLKVIQECISLAVFCIIANIMFQGTHLHWNHILAFLLIICAVYLVFMK, translated from the coding sequence ATGAACGGACTTTATACTATCATACTGCTCATACTAAGTAACGTTTTCATGACGCTTGCTTGGTATGGGCATTTAAAACTTCAGGAGTCGGGCACATCCAGCAACTGGCCCCTTTTTGGCGTTATTGTTTTCTCATGGGGCATTGCCTTTTTTGAATACTGCTGCCAAGTACCAGCCAACCGCTTTGGCTTCATTGAGAATGGAGGTCCCTTTAATCTCATCCAGCTCAAAGTTATTCAGGAATGTATCTCGTTGGCCGTATTCTGTATCATTGCCAACATCATGTTTCAGGGAACCCATCTTCATTGGAACCACATTTTAGCTTTCCTACTCATCATCTGCGCTGTCTATTTGGTATTCATGAAGTAG